A stretch of the Archangium violaceum genome encodes the following:
- a CDS encoding carboxypeptidase-like regulatory domain-containing protein: protein MKKHWAVVLPLLVIGCTPEDSDGDGIADGVREPDSVSVVAPANPKGTVSGQVLNTRMEPLSEASVVLTIGSATAEKPFSTQTDASGNFMLTGVPAGSDILVTLSKAGYATLRATATVPSTAGNIPINNGNANIGAVALAETKSSVSFSLVTPSGQPASGALAYLEASPAGTISFNGGTAAAVSSVVVSARADALGVVTFGNVPAPAELARIGGVGEASGGYHLWVDPVDVNEDGIVDSAGHDEKISASELLTYGGSRLIRMSAPRNDGGGEASGFQLVATNVPSLNYVKLADGDPLKAQMELQKKPVRNLVRPGQPVYLGFSQPVMKDSLLAILTDEFGRDSLNLTVTPNATGDVYTLTPLSSQLREGLEYNLILRATSAYDGTVRTWKGYFVSGDPKTPRSLQIATVGYKDGSAGTEGTLEPGECVILTFSQAVIPSAILQLDATITSGDTSNSFRLVKADQPSSSACVGETASKYPIDVTNFNEATSRFAFTYGSPASTVPPIVVGAGNVKVKTDFAKFQSVDPSAYFETAWGGPVPWTTSLESTLTRL, encoded by the coding sequence ATGAAGAAGCATTGGGCAGTCGTGCTGCCTCTCCTGGTCATCGGGTGCACGCCGGAGGACTCCGACGGAGACGGCATCGCCGACGGCGTGCGCGAGCCGGACTCCGTGTCGGTGGTGGCCCCGGCCAACCCCAAGGGCACCGTCTCCGGTCAGGTCCTCAACACCCGCATGGAGCCGCTCTCCGAGGCCTCGGTGGTGCTGACCATCGGGAGCGCGACGGCGGAGAAGCCCTTCTCCACCCAGACGGACGCCTCGGGCAACTTCATGCTCACGGGCGTGCCGGCCGGCTCCGACATCCTGGTGACCCTCAGCAAGGCGGGCTACGCCACCCTGCGCGCCACCGCGACGGTCCCCTCCACCGCGGGCAACATCCCCATCAACAACGGCAACGCCAACATCGGCGCCGTCGCCCTCGCCGAGACGAAGAGCTCCGTGAGCTTCTCGCTCGTCACGCCCTCGGGCCAGCCCGCTTCCGGCGCCCTGGCGTACCTCGAGGCCTCCCCCGCCGGCACCATCTCCTTCAATGGTGGCACGGCGGCGGCCGTGAGCTCGGTGGTGGTCTCCGCCAGGGCGGATGCGCTCGGCGTCGTCACCTTCGGCAACGTGCCCGCTCCGGCGGAGCTCGCGCGCATCGGTGGGGTGGGCGAGGCCTCGGGCGGCTACCACCTCTGGGTGGACCCGGTCGACGTGAACGAGGACGGCATCGTCGACTCCGCCGGCCATGACGAGAAGATCAGCGCCTCGGAGCTGCTGACGTACGGCGGCTCGCGGCTCATCCGCATGTCCGCGCCGCGCAACGATGGGGGGGGCGAGGCCTCGGGCTTCCAGCTGGTGGCCACCAACGTGCCCAGCCTCAACTACGTGAAGCTCGCGGATGGGGACCCGCTCAAGGCGCAGATGGAGCTGCAGAAGAAGCCGGTGCGCAACCTGGTCCGGCCCGGTCAGCCCGTCTACCTCGGCTTCAGCCAGCCGGTGATGAAGGACTCGCTGCTGGCCATCCTCACGGACGAGTTCGGCCGGGACTCCCTCAACCTCACCGTGACGCCGAACGCCACGGGGGATGTCTACACGCTCACGCCCCTGTCCTCGCAGCTTCGCGAGGGTCTGGAGTACAACCTCATCCTGCGCGCCACCTCGGCGTACGATGGCACCGTCAGGACCTGGAAGGGCTACTTCGTCAGCGGTGACCCGAAGACGCCGCGCTCCCTCCAGATTGCGACCGTCGGCTACAAGGATGGCTCCGCGGGCACCGAGGGGACGCTGGAGCCGGGCGAGTGCGTCATCCTCACCTTCAGCCAGGCGGTGATTCCTTCCGCCATCCTGCAGCTCGATGCCACCATCACCTCGGGGGATACGAGCAATTCCTTCAGGCTCGTGAAGGCCGATCAGCCCTCGAGCAGCGCCTGCGTCGGGGAGACGGCCTCGAAGTACCCCATCGACGTCACGAACTTCAACGAGGCCACGAGCCGCTTCGCCTTCACGTACGGCAGCCCCGCGTCGACGGTTCCGCCCATCGTCGTCGGCGCCGGCAACGTCAAGGTGAAGACGGACTTCGCGAAGTTCCAGTCGGTGGACCCCTCGGCCTACTTCGAGACGGCCTGGGGCGGACCCGTGCCCTGGACGACGAGCCTGGAATCGACGCTCACCAGGCTGTAG